One window from the genome of Magnolia sinica isolate HGM2019 chromosome 4, MsV1, whole genome shotgun sequence encodes:
- the LOC131242664 gene encoding glutathione S-transferase TCHQD produces MQLYHHPYSLDSQKVRIALEERGIDYTSYHMNPLTGKNMDTSFFRKNPTAKLPVFQNGAHIIYETIGIIQYIDRVADASSGENNASVDRREVMEWMQKIQSWNPKIFTLSHVPEKYRLFVSKFVRRVVIARMAEAPDLASIYHLKLRDAYETEDKLKDLDVLKQSEQQLARLLDEVEMQLNETPYLAGEEFTAADSMLVPVLARIVLLNLEEEYISSRPKIAEYWKVVQSRASYRAVIGKYFSGWRKYMTLWKTWCFVRIRSMLKRY; encoded by the exons ATGCAGCTGTACCATCACCCATATTCCCTTGACAGCCAGAAGGTGCGGATTGCATTGGAGGAGAGAGGCATTGATTATACATCATATCATATGAATCCTCTCACAGGGAAGAACATGGACACCTCATTCTTCCGTAAGAATCCCACTGCAAAGCTGCCTGTCTTTCAGAATGGTGCTCACATCATCTATGAGACTATTGGGATAATCCA GTATATTGACAGAGTCGCAGATGCTTCTAGTGGTGAAAACAATGCTTCTGTTGATAGGAGAGAAGTTATGGAATGGATGCAAAAGATACAAAGTTGGAACCCCAAGATATTCACACTCTCACATGTCCCAGAGAAGTACCGGCTCTTTGTTTCCAAATTTGTGAGGCGGGTAGTAATCGCTCGGATGGCCGAGGCGCCTGATCTAGCCAGCATATACCACCTAAAGCTTAGGGACGCATATGAAACAGAGGACAAGCTTAAAGACCTAGATGTTTTGAAGCAGAGTGAGCAACAGCTAGCCCGGCTTCTCGATGAAGTGGAGATGCAGCTGAATGAGACACCGTATCTGGCTGGTGAGGAGTTCACAGCGGCGGACTCGATGCTTGTTCCGGTGCTGGCCCGGATAGTCCTTTTGAATCTAGAAGAGGAATACATCAGTAGCAGGCCAAAAATTGCAGAGTACTGGAAGGTGGTGCAGAGTAGGGCTAGCTATAGAGCAGTGATTGGGAAGTATTTCTCAGGTTGGAGAAAATACATGACCCTGTGGAAGACCTGGTGCTTTGTTCGCATAAGAAGTATGCTTAAAAGGTACTAA